From the Acidilutibacter cellobiosedens genome, one window contains:
- the fusA gene encoding elongation factor G — protein MKEYQTGQVRNIALIGHGSSGKTTISEAALYVTDVTKRQGRTDDGNTASDFDKEEISRKISIGTSVIPIELKDIKYNFLDTPGYFDFIGEMYGALRAADGAVIVIDASSGIEVGTEKAWQYTQKNKVPTIMFMNKMDKENINFEKLLSDIKDKFGEKVVPFGLPIYRSDDFKGVVDVIDKIAKEYNGREVKTVDIPSELQSEMNSINDDLIEKIAETDEALMEKYFDGESFTEEEIRKGLKIAVKNGDLVPLIPGSADKDISIDLLLNLIERYIPAPNEVGEYKGMSGEKEMSRKVDSKEPFSALVFKTIVDPFVGKLSVFKVISGKITKDKEIFNSNKDSAEKLGGLFALRGKTQLEVSEIDAGDIGATSKLQFTQTGDTLCDKSNPIQYEKIQYPEPCLFMAVEPKTKGDEEKIGSSLQRLTEEDPTFVLNRNKETKQLLIGGQGNMQLSVIVNKLKNTFGVDVNMADPKIAYRETIKGTSSVQGKHKKQSGGAGQYGDVHVRFEPTEEEFIFDEEVFGGAVPRQYIPAVEKGLRECLDKGVLAGYPVVNVKAVLFDGSYHPVDSNEMAFKIAASIAFKKGMEAANPVLLEPIMRVEILIPDAYMGDIMGDMNKRRGKILGMEQQEDGMQLVIAEAPQAELFKYAIDLRSMTQARGSFTMHFVRYEEVPANISQKIIEESKKD, from the coding sequence ATGAAAGAATATCAAACTGGTCAGGTCAGAAATATTGCTTTGATAGGGCATGGCAGTAGTGGAAAAACAACAATCTCGGAAGCTGCCTTATATGTTACAGATGTAACTAAGAGACAGGGAAGAACAGATGATGGGAATACTGCTTCCGATTTTGATAAAGAGGAAATCTCAAGGAAAATTTCAATTGGAACATCAGTTATACCTATTGAATTAAAAGATATTAAATATAATTTTCTTGATACCCCAGGATATTTTGATTTTATCGGAGAAATGTACGGAGCACTTAGAGCGGCTGATGGAGCGGTAATAGTAATAGATGCTTCATCAGGTATAGAAGTTGGTACGGAAAAAGCGTGGCAATATACTCAAAAAAATAAAGTTCCAACAATAATGTTTATGAACAAAATGGATAAAGAAAATATAAATTTTGAAAAACTTCTTTCAGATATAAAAGATAAATTTGGGGAAAAGGTTGTACCTTTTGGATTGCCTATATACCGTTCCGATGATTTTAAAGGTGTAGTAGATGTTATTGATAAAATAGCAAAGGAATATAATGGACGAGAAGTAAAAACAGTTGATATTCCTTCTGAACTGCAATCAGAAATGAACTCTATCAATGATGATTTAATAGAAAAGATAGCAGAGACAGATGAAGCTTTAATGGAAAAATATTTTGACGGAGAATCATTTACAGAGGAAGAAATAAGAAAGGGCCTTAAAATTGCTGTTAAAAATGGAGATTTAGTTCCTCTGATTCCTGGTTCGGCTGATAAAGATATAAGTATTGACTTATTGTTAAATTTAATTGAAAGATATATCCCTGCTCCAAACGAAGTAGGAGAATATAAAGGAATGAGCGGAGAAAAGGAAATGTCGAGAAAGGTTGATAGTAAGGAACCTTTTTCTGCTCTCGTGTTTAAAACAATAGTTGACCCGTTTGTTGGTAAATTGTCTGTATTTAAAGTGATATCCGGAAAGATTACAAAGGATAAGGAAATATTTAACAGCAACAAAGATAGTGCGGAAAAATTGGGAGGATTGTTTGCATTAAGAGGAAAAACTCAATTGGAAGTATCGGAGATAGATGCGGGAGATATAGGAGCAACTTCAAAACTGCAGTTTACTCAAACAGGAGATACTTTATGCGATAAATCAAATCCTATTCAATATGAAAAGATACAATATCCTGAACCTTGTTTGTTTATGGCCGTGGAACCTAAAACCAAAGGCGATGAGGAAAAAATAGGGAGTTCTCTACAGAGGCTTACGGAAGAAGATCCTACTTTTGTATTAAACAGAAATAAGGAAACGAAACAATTGTTAATAGGCGGGCAAGGAAATATGCAGTTGTCAGTTATAGTGAACAAGCTTAAGAATACATTTGGAGTAGATGTAAACATGGCTGATCCCAAGATTGCTTATAGGGAAACCATAAAGGGTACCTCCAGTGTACAGGGAAAACATAAGAAACAATCCGGTGGAGCAGGACAATATGGAGATGTTCACGTAAGATTTGAACCGACGGAGGAAGAATTTATATTTGATGAAGAGGTATTTGGAGGAGCGGTTCCAAGACAATATATACCGGCAGTTGAAAAGGGACTGAGAGAATGTTTAGACAAGGGAGTTCTAGCAGGATATCCCGTAGTTAATGTTAAAGCTGTTTTATTTGACGGTTCTTATCATCCTGTGGATTCTAACGAAATGGCATTTAAAATAGCGGCATCTATAGCCTTTAAGAAGGGTATGGAAGCAGCAAATCCTGTTTTGCTGGAACCTATAATGAGAGTAGAAATACTAATTCCTGATGCTTATATGGGTGATATAATGGGTGATATGAATAAACGAAGAGGCAAAATTTTGGGGATGGAACAACAGGAAGATGGAATGCAGCTTGTTATAGCTGAAGCTCCTCAGGCCGAGTTGTTTAAATATGCCATAGATTTAAGAAGTATGACTCAGGCAAGAGGAAGTTTCACAATGCATTTTGTAAGATATGAAGAAGTTCCCGCAAATATAAGTCAAAAAATAATTGAAGAATCCAAAAAGGATTAA